One Micromonospora sp. WMMD812 genomic window carries:
- the adh gene encoding aldehyde dehydrogenase, giving the protein MTRYDAPTHWQSRYDHFIGGEYVAPHGGRYFENPTPVTGQTFCEVARGTAEDVEKALDAAHGAADAWGRTPVAERSLILNKIADRMQENLESLAIAETWENGKPVRETLAADIPLAIDHFRYFAGAIRAQEGSLGELDDDTVAYHFHEPLGVVGQIIPWNFPLLMATWKLAPALAAGNAVVLKPAEQTPASIHYWLSLVADLLPSGVVNVVNGFGVEAGKPLASSSRVAKVAFTGETTTGRLIMQYASENIKPVTLELGGKSPNIFFDDVSAQSDDFYDKALEGFTMFALNQGEVCTCPSRALIQQGHYSDFLAAAVDRTKAVRQGHPLDTDTMIGAQASNDQLEKILSYLDIGRQEGARVLAGGSRADLGGELSGGYYVEPTIFEGDNSMRIFQEEIFGPVVSVTSFADLDDAVKIANDTLYGLGAGVWTRDMNTAYRAGRSIQAGRVWTNCYHAYPAHAAFGGYKQSGIGRENHKMMLEHYQQTKNLLVSYSPKKLGFF; this is encoded by the coding sequence ATGACTCGCTACGACGCGCCCACCCACTGGCAGTCCCGCTACGACCACTTTATCGGCGGCGAGTACGTCGCGCCGCACGGCGGACGGTACTTCGAGAACCCCACCCCCGTGACCGGACAGACCTTCTGCGAGGTGGCCCGGGGCACCGCCGAGGACGTCGAGAAGGCACTCGACGCCGCGCACGGCGCTGCCGACGCGTGGGGCCGCACCCCGGTCGCCGAACGCTCGCTGATCCTCAACAAGATCGCCGACCGGATGCAGGAGAACCTGGAATCCCTGGCGATCGCCGAGACCTGGGAGAACGGCAAGCCGGTACGCGAGACCCTCGCGGCCGACATCCCGCTCGCCATCGACCACTTCCGCTACTTCGCCGGGGCCATCCGGGCCCAAGAGGGCTCGCTCGGCGAGCTGGACGACGACACCGTCGCGTACCACTTCCACGAGCCGCTCGGCGTGGTCGGGCAGATCATCCCGTGGAACTTCCCGCTGCTGATGGCCACCTGGAAGCTCGCCCCGGCACTGGCCGCCGGCAACGCCGTGGTGCTGAAGCCGGCCGAGCAGACTCCCGCGTCGATCCACTACTGGCTCTCGCTGGTGGCCGACCTGCTCCCGTCCGGCGTGGTCAACGTGGTCAACGGGTTCGGCGTCGAGGCGGGCAAGCCCCTCGCCTCCTCGTCCCGGGTCGCCAAGGTGGCGTTCACCGGCGAGACCACCACCGGGCGGCTGATCATGCAGTACGCCAGCGAGAACATCAAGCCGGTCACGCTGGAGTTGGGCGGCAAGAGCCCCAACATCTTCTTCGACGACGTGAGCGCGCAGTCCGACGACTTCTACGACAAGGCGCTCGAGGGCTTCACCATGTTCGCCCTCAACCAGGGCGAGGTCTGCACCTGCCCGTCGCGGGCGCTGATCCAGCAGGGTCACTACTCGGACTTCCTGGCGGCGGCGGTGGACCGGACGAAGGCGGTACGGCAGGGACACCCGCTGGACACCGACACGATGATCGGCGCGCAGGCCTCGAACGACCAGCTCGAGAAGATCCTGTCCTACCTGGACATCGGCCGGCAGGAGGGCGCTCGCGTGTTGGCAGGCGGCTCGCGGGCGGACCTGGGCGGTGAGCTCTCCGGCGGCTACTACGTGGAGCCGACCATCTTCGAGGGCGACAACTCGATGCGGATCTTCCAAGAGGAGATCTTCGGGCCGGTCGTCTCGGTGACCTCCTTCGCCGACCTCGACGACGCCGTGAAGATCGCCAACGACACCCTGTACGGACTCGGTGCGGGCGTCTGGACCCGGGACATGAACACCGCGTACCGGGCCGGGCGGTCGATCCAGGCCGGCCGGGTGTGGACCAACTGCTACCACGCGTACCCGGCGCACGCCGCGTTCGGCGGGTACAAGCAGTCCGGCATCGGGCGGGAGAACCACAAGATGATGCTGGAGCACTACCAGCAGACCAAGAACCTGCTGGTCAGCTACTCCCCCAAGAAGCTCGGCTTCTTCTGA
- a CDS encoding DUF779 domain-containing protein: MTDPVSVTPAAAELLRSLREQHGPLMFHQSGGCCDGSAPMCYPAGEFRTGGSDVLLAALQVDGVPEPVEFWMSKSQWELWKHTRLTVDVVPGRGSGFSLEAPEGVRFLTRSHLA; encoded by the coding sequence GTGACGGATCCGGTGTCCGTGACGCCGGCCGCGGCCGAACTGCTGCGGTCACTGCGGGAACAGCACGGGCCGCTGATGTTCCACCAGTCCGGCGGCTGCTGCGACGGCAGCGCACCGATGTGCTACCCGGCCGGCGAGTTCCGCACCGGCGGCTCGGACGTGCTCCTCGCCGCGCTGCAGGTCGATGGCGTCCCCGAGCCGGTGGAGTTCTGGATGTCGAAGAGCCAGTGGGAGCTCTGGAAACACACGAGGCTGACCGTCGACGTCGTCCCCGGCCGAGGCAGCGGCTTCTCCCTGGAAGCCCCCGAAGGCGTGCGCTTCCTAACCCGCTCCCACCTCGCCTGA
- a CDS encoding DUF559 domain-containing protein codes for MRLLLIDGGLPVPEPQLWVRDRNGIPLYRLDLGYRERRVGIEYDGRTHLERERLRRDRSRMIWLAANGWRMRYFTDVDLYQRPAHILATVKPLLHA; via the coding sequence TTGCGTCTTCTGCTGATCGACGGCGGCCTGCCGGTGCCCGAGCCGCAGTTGTGGGTGCGGGACAGAAACGGAATCCCGCTCTACCGGCTTGATCTCGGCTACCGGGAACGCCGCGTGGGCATCGAGTACGACGGCCGGACCCACCTCGAACGGGAACGCCTGCGACGCGACCGGTCACGGATGATCTGGCTCGCTGCCAACGGCTGGCGAATGCGCTACTTCACCGACGTGGACCTCTACCAACGCCCGGCCCACATCCTCGCAACGGTCAAGCCTCTCCTCCACGCGTAG